TGCCCCGCTACGAGGTTCGACGCTCAATCCAGATCAACGCCACCGCTGACGCCGTGCGCGCGCTGATCAGCGATTTCCGCCGGTGGCCTGACTGGAGCCCCTGGACCATCCAGGAACCCGATTGCGCGCTCCGCTACCACGGCGAGGCCCATGCCGTGGGCAGCCGCTTCGAGTGGGACGGCGAGCGCATCGGCGCCGGCTCGATTGCACTGGTTTCCGCCACCGACACAGCACTCCAATGCGACTTGAACTTCACGCGCCCGTTCAAGAGCCAGGCCGACGTGCAGTTCCACATCGAGCCCCTCGGCGACACGCAGTGCAAGGTGAGTTGGGACATGCACTCGCAGATGCCCTTCTTTCTGTTCTTCCTGATCCCGAACATCCGCCTCTACATCGGCATGGACTACGAGCGCGGCTTGAAGATGCTCAAGGAGCTGGCCGAAACCGGCCAGGTCGCGAGCGCAGTCGGTTTTCAGGGGGAACACGCGCTCGAGAGCGTCGCCTACCTCGGCACCGAGGTCGAGTTGCCCCTCAAGGCCATCCCCGAGGCGATGGCGAAACACTACCCGGCAATCGCGGCGCTGATCGACGCCGAGAAGCT
The nucleotide sequence above comes from Pseudomonadota bacterium. Encoded proteins:
- a CDS encoding SRPBCC family protein, which produces MPRYEVRRSIQINATADAVRALISDFRRWPDWSPWTIQEPDCALRYHGEAHAVGSRFEWDGERIGAGSIALVSATDTALQCDLNFTRPFKSQADVQFHIEPLGDTQCKVSWDMHSQMPFFLFFLIPNIRLYIGMDYERGLKMLKELAETGQVASAVGFQGEHALESVAYLGTEVELPLKAIPEAMAKHYPAIAALIDAEKLGVAGAPFCNNLEVDMKADRHRMVIGIPIESHAPRSVGAYATGVRPGYRCARFDHTGAYEHLGNAWATAMGWLKHTKRKAHAASVGIEVYLDDPASTPRDQLKTALYIPLKG